One stretch of Punica granatum isolate Tunisia-2019 chromosome 5, ASM765513v2, whole genome shotgun sequence DNA includes these proteins:
- the LOC116208171 gene encoding myosin-8-like isoform X4, producing the protein MTRLAYLHEPGVLDNLRRRYDMDEIYTYTGNILIAVNPFRRLPHLYDNQTMKKYKGAFFGELSPHPFAIADSAYRQMIREGISQAILVSGESGAGKTESTKMLMSYLAFMGGRAASEGRTVEQQVLESNPVLEAFGNAKTVRNNNSSRFGKFVELQFDESGRISGAAIRTYLLERSRVCQLSDPERNYHCFYMLCAAPSEDVEKYKLGDPRNFHYLNQSNCFEVDGLDDSKEYLATRKAMDVVGISSNEQDAIFRVVAAILHLGNIEFAKGEEADSSEPKNDESRFHLKMAAALFMCDDKALEDSLCKRVIMTRDEAITKWLNPEAAAVNRDALAKIVYSRLFDWIVERINSSIGQDPHSKFIIGVLDIYGFESFKTNSFEQFCINLTNEKLQQHFNQHVFKMEQEEYTREEIDWSYIEFIDNQDVLDLIEKKPGGIIALLDEACMFPRSTHETFAEKLYQTFKDHKRFSKPKLSRTDFTICHYAGDVTYQTEFFLDKNKDYVVPEHQALLSDSRCSFIKDLFPPLPEESSKTSKFSSIGSRFKQQLQALLETLSATEPHYVRCVKPNNLLKPSSFENSNVLQQLRCGGVMEAIRISCAGYPTRKTFDEFVSRFGIFSPDVLRGGTDEVAACKKILEKANLQGYQIGKTKLFLRAGQMAEMDARRNEVLGISAIKIQRKVRTYFTRKSFIMLQHSAIQIQAICRGEVARNQYESMRMEAACLKIQNIWRMCLAREAYNSLCYSALCIQAGLRGMAARNELQYRKRTEAAITIQSHCRKFLARLHYLRLRKAAIAMQCAWRGKVARRELRKLRIAAKETGALQAAKTKLEKEVEQLTWHLQLEKRMRADLEEAKTQENRKLLSALQDMKIQLEETKAMLLKERESAKLGAEQAPAVNEIPVDEMMEKLAAENENLKALVNSLEKKIDGTQKKYEESNKLSEERLQQALAAESKIIELKTAMQRLEEKVSDMEADDQILRQQLMTNTSMKKMSAHLSMSKDQPIENGHHIPVPVKSLVSESCKRKSIEKQQESVDALIKCVSQHQGFSEGKPVAAFTIYKCLLHWRSFEAEKTSVFDRLIQVIGAQLEKQDDNEHMIYWLSNTSTLLFMLQRSLKATCSSSGTPTKKPTSLFERMTRSFRASPSSAHLEVVPQVDAKYPALLFRQQLTAYVETFYGIIWDNLKNELSSSLSSCLQQPSTSSSNLSREPEGSFNNSSQASPWKSITESLNSLLSTLKNNYVPLVLGEKIFRQTFQYINVQLFNSLLLRQECCTFSNGEYIKAGLDELEIWCNEATREYAGSSWDELKHIRQAVGFLVIHQKSRITYDDITNDLCPILSVQQLYHMCMLYCDDNYNTPSVAPEVISSLRVLMTENSNGDDESISVLLGDNSSIPFSVEEISNPFHPKDFSVVKPAAELLKNPAFQFLQE; encoded by the exons TCCAATCCTGTTTTAGAAGCATTTGGTAATGCCAAGACTGTCAGAAATAACAACTCTAG TCGTTTTGGTAAATTCGTGGAGTTACAATTTGATGAAAGTGGAAGAATTTCGGGAGCGGCAATAAGAACATATTTATTAGAACGCTCACGTGTTTGTCAATTGTCTGATCCTGAGAGAAACTACCATTGCTTTTATATGCTCTGTGCTGCACCTTCAGAG GACGTTGAGAAGTATAAATTGGGAGACCCCAGGAATTTTCATTATCTTAACCAGTCGAATTGCTTTGAGGTTGACGGGTTGGATGATTCAAAGGAGTATCTTGCCACTAGGAAGGCTATGGATGTTGTTGGGATTAGCTCTAATGAACAG GATGCAATATTCCGAGTTGTTGCTGCTATACTTCATTTAGGAAACATTGAATTTGCGAAGGGGGAGGAGGCGGATTCTTCTGAACCCAAGAATGATGAGTCTCGCTTTCATCTTAAGATGGCTGCTGCACTTTTTAT GTGTGATGATAAGGCTCTTGAAGATTCCCTGTGCAAACGGGTAATTATGACTCGTGATGAGGCCATAACAAAGTGGCTCAACCCAGAGGCCGCAGCTGTCAATAGAGATGCTTTAGCTAAGATCGTTTATTCGAGATTGTTTGATTG GATTGTGGAGAGGATCAATAGCTCGATTGGACAAGATCCTCattcaaaattcattattgGGGTTCTAGATATATATGGATTTGAGAGTTTCAAGACGAACAG CTTCGAGCAATTTTGCATTAACTTGACAAATGAAAAATTGCAGCAACATTTTAATCAG caTGTCTTTAAGATGGAACAGGAAGAATATACCCGAGAGGAAATTGACTGGAGTTATATAGAATTCATTGACAATCAAGATGTCCTCGATCTGATAGAGAAG AAACCAGGTGGGATCATCGCTCTTTTGGATGAGGCCTG CATGTTCCCAAGATCTACCCATGAGACCTTTGCTGAAAAGCTTTATCAGACATTTAAAGATCATAAGCGCTTCAGCAAACCAAAGTTGTCAAGAACCGATTTCACGATCTGCCATTACGCTGGGGAT GTAACATACCAAACAGAATTTTTCCTCGACAAAAACAAGGACTATGTTGTTCCTGAGCATCAAGCCCTCCTGAGTGATTCTAGATGTTCCTTCATTAAGGACCTATTCCCACCTCTACCTGAGGAATCATCCAAGACATCAAAGTTCTCATCAATAGGTTCTAGGTTTAAG CAACAACTACAAGCTTTGCTTGAAACACTCAGCGCTACCGAGCCTCATTATGTCCGCTGTGTTAAGCCAAATAATCTTCTTAAGCCGTCGAGTTTTGAGAACAGCAATGTCCTGCAGCAACTACGATGTGGT GGAGTCATGGAGGCAATAAGGATAAGCTGCGCGGGATACCCCACAAGAAAGACTTTTGATGAATTTGTTTCTCGCTTTGGCATTTTCTCCCCAGATGTTCTTCGTGGAGG CACTGATGAGGTTGCTGCCTGCAAGAAGATATTAGAGAAAGCCAACCTTCAAGGTTACCAG ATTGGAAAGACAAAACTATTTCTTCGGGCTGGTCAGATGGCAGAAATGGATGCCCGTAGAAATGAGGTTTTAGGGATATCAGCaatcaaaattcaaagaaaagtTCGCACATATTTCACTCGCAAAAGCTTCATTATGTTGCAGCATTCCGCCATTCAAATTCAAGCCATCTGTAGGG GAGAAGTGGCACGGAATCAATATGAAAGCATGAGAATGGAAGCTGCTTGCCTGAAAATCCAAAATATATGGAGAATGTGCCTTGCAAGGGAAGCTTACAATAGCCTTTGCTATTCTGCTCTTTGTATTCAAGCAGGCTTGCGTGGAATGGCTGCTCGTAATGAGCTCCAGTACAGAAAGCGGACAGAGGCTGCAATCACCATCCAG AGTCATTGTCGGAAATTCTTGGCTCGACTACATTATCTGAGACTAAGAAAAGCAGCAATTGCAATGCAATGTGCCTGGCGAGGAAAGGTTGCACGGAGAGAGTTGCGGAAGCTTAGAATT GCTGCTAAAGAAACTGGAGCTCTTCAAGCTGCAAAAACTAAGTTGGAAAAGGAGGTTGAACAGCTAACCTGGCATTTACAGCTGGAGAAGCGAATGAGG GCTGATCTTGAGGAAGCTAAAACCCAAGAGAACAGGAAGTTGCTGTCTGCTTTGCAAGATATGAAAATTCAGCTCGAAGAAACGAAGGCCATGCTTCTCAAGGAGCGTGAGTCCGCCAAACTAGGGGCTGAGCAAGCTCCAGCAGTAAATGAGATACCTGTTGACGAGATGATGGAAAAACTTGCGGCCGAGAATGAGAATCTCAAG GCTCTTGTCAATTcgttggaaaagaaaattgatggAACTCAGAAGAAATATGAAGAGTCGAACAAGCTCAGTGAAGAGAGGCTCCAGCAGGCCTTGGCGGCAGAGTCAAAAATAATCGAGTTGAAGACTGCCATGCAAAG GCTTGAAGAGAAAGTGTCCGATATGGAAGCTGATGATCAAATTCTTAGGCAGCAACTTATGACAAACACATCGATGAAGAAAATGTCAGCACATTTGTCCATGAGCAAGGATCAG CCCATAGAAAATGGTCACCAT ATCCCTGTACCAGTAAAAAGTTTAGTTTCGGAGTCTTGCAAGAGGAAATCTATCGAAAAGCAGCAG GAGAGTGTAGACGCGCTTATCAAATGTGTCAGCCAGCATCAAGGTTTTAGTGAAGGCAAACCTGTTGCTGCATTTACTATCTACAAATGCCTTTTACATTGGAGATCATTTGAAGCGGAAAAAACTAGTGTCTTTGATCGACTGATTCAGGTTATTGGTGCTCAACTTGAG AAACAGGACGATAATGAGCATATGATCTACTGGCTATCGAACACTTCTACATTGTTGTTTATGCTTCAACGCAGTTTAAAGGCTACTTGTTCATCTAGTGGGACCCCAACTAAGAAGCCCACATCATTATTTGAGAGGATGACACGG AGTTTTCGTGCCTCTCCTTCTTCAGCCCACCTTGAGGTAGTACCACAAGTTGATGCCAAGTACCCAGCTTTGCTTTTTAGGCAGCAGCTTACAGCCTACGTTGAGACTTTCTATGGAATTATTTGGGACAATCTTAAGAATGAATTGTCATCGTCTCTTTCCTCTTGCTTACAG CAACCAAGCACATCGAGTTCAAATTTGTCCAGAGAGCCTGAAGGGTCCTTCAATAACTCTTCCCAAGCTAGTCCCTGGAAAAGCATCACTGAGAGCCTCAATAGTCTTTTATCTACATTGAAGAATAACTAT GTGCCTCTGGTTCTTGGCGAGAAGATCTTTAGACAAACTTTTCAGTATATCAATGTCCAGCTATTTAATAG CTTGCTACTAAGGCAAGAATGCTGCACCTTTAGCAATGGGGAATATATCAAGGCTGGTTTGGATGAATTAGAGATATGGTGCAATGAAGCAACCAGAGAG TATGCAGGCTCGTCCTGGGATGAACTTAAACACATCAGGCAGGCTGTTGGATTCTTG GTTATCCACCAGAAGTCGAGAATCACCTATGATGATATTACTAATGACCTCTGTCCG ATACTGAGTGTCCAGCAGCTATATCACATGTGCATGCTGTATTGTGATGACAACTACAATACTCCGAGTGTAGCTCCTGAA GTAATATCAAGCCTACGAGTTCTCATGACAGAGAACTCCAATGGCGATGATGAAAGCATCTCCGTTTTATTAGGTGATAACTCCAG CATTCCATTCTCTGTCGAAGAGATCTCGAATCCATTCCACCCGAAAGACTTTTCTGTTGTGAAACCTGCTGCAGAACTTCTCAAGAATCCGGCCTTCCAATTTTTACAGGAGTGA
- the LOC116208171 gene encoding myosin-6-like isoform X5, which translates to MKKYKGAFFGELSPHPFAIADSAYRQMIREGISQAILVSGESGAGKTESTKMLMSYLAFMGGRAASEGRTVEQQVLESNPVLEAFGNAKTVRNNNSSRFGKFVELQFDESGRISGAAIRTYLLERSRVCQLSDPERNYHCFYMLCAAPSEDVEKYKLGDPRNFHYLNQSNCFEVDGLDDSKEYLATRKAMDVVGISSNEQDAIFRVVAAILHLGNIEFAKGEEADSSEPKNDESRFHLKMAAALFMCDDKALEDSLCKRVIMTRDEAITKWLNPEAAAVNRDALAKIVYSRLFDWIVERINSSIGQDPHSKFIIGVLDIYGFESFKTNSFEQFCINLTNEKLQQHFNQHVFKMEQEEYTREEIDWSYIEFIDNQDVLDLIEKKPGGIIALLDEACMFPRSTHETFAEKLYQTFKDHKRFSKPKLSRTDFTICHYAGDVTYQTEFFLDKNKDYVVPEHQALLSDSRCSFIKDLFPPLPEESSKTSKFSSIGSRFKQQLQALLETLSATEPHYVRCVKPNNLLKPSSFENSNVLQQLRCGGVMEAIRISCAGYPTRKTFDEFVSRFGIFSPDVLRGGTDEVAACKKILEKANLQGYQIGKTKLFLRAGQMAEMDARRNEVLGISAIKIQRKVRTYFTRKSFIMLQHSAIQIQAICRGEVARNQYESMRMEAACLKIQNIWRMCLAREAYNSLCYSALCIQAGLRGMAARNELQYRKRTEAAITIQSHCRKFLARLHYLRLRKAAIAMQCAWRGKVARRELRKLRIAAKETGALQAAKTKLEKEVEQLTWHLQLEKRMRADLEEAKTQENRKLLSALQDMKIQLEETKAMLLKERESAKLGAEQAPAVNEIPVDEMMEKLAAENENLKALVNSLEKKIDGTQKKYEESNKLSEERLQQALAAESKIIELKTAMQRLEEKVSDMEADDQILRQQLMTNTSMKKMSAHLSMSKDQPIENGHHIPVPVKSLVSESCKRKSIEKQQESVDALIKCVSQHQGFSEGKPVAAFTIYKCLLHWRSFEAEKTSVFDRLIQVIGAQLEKQDDNEHMIYWLSNTSTLLFMLQRSLKATCSSSGTPTKKPTSLFERMTRSFRASPSSAHLEVVPQVDAKYPALLFRQQLTAYVETFYGIIWDNLKNELSSSLSSCLQQPSTSSSNLSREPEGSFNNSSQASPWKSITESLNSLLSTLKNNYVPLVLGEKIFRQTFQYINVQLFNSLLLRQECCTFSNGEYIKAGLDELEIWCNEATREYAGSSWDELKHIRQAVGFLVIHQKSRITYDDITNDLCPILSVQQLYHMCMLYCDDNYNTPSVAPEVISSLRVLMTENSNGDDESISVLLGDNSSIPFSVEEISNPFHPKDFSVVKPAAELLKNPAFQFLQE; encoded by the exons TCCAATCCTGTTTTAGAAGCATTTGGTAATGCCAAGACTGTCAGAAATAACAACTCTAG TCGTTTTGGTAAATTCGTGGAGTTACAATTTGATGAAAGTGGAAGAATTTCGGGAGCGGCAATAAGAACATATTTATTAGAACGCTCACGTGTTTGTCAATTGTCTGATCCTGAGAGAAACTACCATTGCTTTTATATGCTCTGTGCTGCACCTTCAGAG GACGTTGAGAAGTATAAATTGGGAGACCCCAGGAATTTTCATTATCTTAACCAGTCGAATTGCTTTGAGGTTGACGGGTTGGATGATTCAAAGGAGTATCTTGCCACTAGGAAGGCTATGGATGTTGTTGGGATTAGCTCTAATGAACAG GATGCAATATTCCGAGTTGTTGCTGCTATACTTCATTTAGGAAACATTGAATTTGCGAAGGGGGAGGAGGCGGATTCTTCTGAACCCAAGAATGATGAGTCTCGCTTTCATCTTAAGATGGCTGCTGCACTTTTTAT GTGTGATGATAAGGCTCTTGAAGATTCCCTGTGCAAACGGGTAATTATGACTCGTGATGAGGCCATAACAAAGTGGCTCAACCCAGAGGCCGCAGCTGTCAATAGAGATGCTTTAGCTAAGATCGTTTATTCGAGATTGTTTGATTG GATTGTGGAGAGGATCAATAGCTCGATTGGACAAGATCCTCattcaaaattcattattgGGGTTCTAGATATATATGGATTTGAGAGTTTCAAGACGAACAG CTTCGAGCAATTTTGCATTAACTTGACAAATGAAAAATTGCAGCAACATTTTAATCAG caTGTCTTTAAGATGGAACAGGAAGAATATACCCGAGAGGAAATTGACTGGAGTTATATAGAATTCATTGACAATCAAGATGTCCTCGATCTGATAGAGAAG AAACCAGGTGGGATCATCGCTCTTTTGGATGAGGCCTG CATGTTCCCAAGATCTACCCATGAGACCTTTGCTGAAAAGCTTTATCAGACATTTAAAGATCATAAGCGCTTCAGCAAACCAAAGTTGTCAAGAACCGATTTCACGATCTGCCATTACGCTGGGGAT GTAACATACCAAACAGAATTTTTCCTCGACAAAAACAAGGACTATGTTGTTCCTGAGCATCAAGCCCTCCTGAGTGATTCTAGATGTTCCTTCATTAAGGACCTATTCCCACCTCTACCTGAGGAATCATCCAAGACATCAAAGTTCTCATCAATAGGTTCTAGGTTTAAG CAACAACTACAAGCTTTGCTTGAAACACTCAGCGCTACCGAGCCTCATTATGTCCGCTGTGTTAAGCCAAATAATCTTCTTAAGCCGTCGAGTTTTGAGAACAGCAATGTCCTGCAGCAACTACGATGTGGT GGAGTCATGGAGGCAATAAGGATAAGCTGCGCGGGATACCCCACAAGAAAGACTTTTGATGAATTTGTTTCTCGCTTTGGCATTTTCTCCCCAGATGTTCTTCGTGGAGG CACTGATGAGGTTGCTGCCTGCAAGAAGATATTAGAGAAAGCCAACCTTCAAGGTTACCAG ATTGGAAAGACAAAACTATTTCTTCGGGCTGGTCAGATGGCAGAAATGGATGCCCGTAGAAATGAGGTTTTAGGGATATCAGCaatcaaaattcaaagaaaagtTCGCACATATTTCACTCGCAAAAGCTTCATTATGTTGCAGCATTCCGCCATTCAAATTCAAGCCATCTGTAGGG GAGAAGTGGCACGGAATCAATATGAAAGCATGAGAATGGAAGCTGCTTGCCTGAAAATCCAAAATATATGGAGAATGTGCCTTGCAAGGGAAGCTTACAATAGCCTTTGCTATTCTGCTCTTTGTATTCAAGCAGGCTTGCGTGGAATGGCTGCTCGTAATGAGCTCCAGTACAGAAAGCGGACAGAGGCTGCAATCACCATCCAG AGTCATTGTCGGAAATTCTTGGCTCGACTACATTATCTGAGACTAAGAAAAGCAGCAATTGCAATGCAATGTGCCTGGCGAGGAAAGGTTGCACGGAGAGAGTTGCGGAAGCTTAGAATT GCTGCTAAAGAAACTGGAGCTCTTCAAGCTGCAAAAACTAAGTTGGAAAAGGAGGTTGAACAGCTAACCTGGCATTTACAGCTGGAGAAGCGAATGAGG GCTGATCTTGAGGAAGCTAAAACCCAAGAGAACAGGAAGTTGCTGTCTGCTTTGCAAGATATGAAAATTCAGCTCGAAGAAACGAAGGCCATGCTTCTCAAGGAGCGTGAGTCCGCCAAACTAGGGGCTGAGCAAGCTCCAGCAGTAAATGAGATACCTGTTGACGAGATGATGGAAAAACTTGCGGCCGAGAATGAGAATCTCAAG GCTCTTGTCAATTcgttggaaaagaaaattgatggAACTCAGAAGAAATATGAAGAGTCGAACAAGCTCAGTGAAGAGAGGCTCCAGCAGGCCTTGGCGGCAGAGTCAAAAATAATCGAGTTGAAGACTGCCATGCAAAG GCTTGAAGAGAAAGTGTCCGATATGGAAGCTGATGATCAAATTCTTAGGCAGCAACTTATGACAAACACATCGATGAAGAAAATGTCAGCACATTTGTCCATGAGCAAGGATCAG CCCATAGAAAATGGTCACCAT ATCCCTGTACCAGTAAAAAGTTTAGTTTCGGAGTCTTGCAAGAGGAAATCTATCGAAAAGCAGCAG GAGAGTGTAGACGCGCTTATCAAATGTGTCAGCCAGCATCAAGGTTTTAGTGAAGGCAAACCTGTTGCTGCATTTACTATCTACAAATGCCTTTTACATTGGAGATCATTTGAAGCGGAAAAAACTAGTGTCTTTGATCGACTGATTCAGGTTATTGGTGCTCAACTTGAG AAACAGGACGATAATGAGCATATGATCTACTGGCTATCGAACACTTCTACATTGTTGTTTATGCTTCAACGCAGTTTAAAGGCTACTTGTTCATCTAGTGGGACCCCAACTAAGAAGCCCACATCATTATTTGAGAGGATGACACGG AGTTTTCGTGCCTCTCCTTCTTCAGCCCACCTTGAGGTAGTACCACAAGTTGATGCCAAGTACCCAGCTTTGCTTTTTAGGCAGCAGCTTACAGCCTACGTTGAGACTTTCTATGGAATTATTTGGGACAATCTTAAGAATGAATTGTCATCGTCTCTTTCCTCTTGCTTACAG CAACCAAGCACATCGAGTTCAAATTTGTCCAGAGAGCCTGAAGGGTCCTTCAATAACTCTTCCCAAGCTAGTCCCTGGAAAAGCATCACTGAGAGCCTCAATAGTCTTTTATCTACATTGAAGAATAACTAT GTGCCTCTGGTTCTTGGCGAGAAGATCTTTAGACAAACTTTTCAGTATATCAATGTCCAGCTATTTAATAG CTTGCTACTAAGGCAAGAATGCTGCACCTTTAGCAATGGGGAATATATCAAGGCTGGTTTGGATGAATTAGAGATATGGTGCAATGAAGCAACCAGAGAG TATGCAGGCTCGTCCTGGGATGAACTTAAACACATCAGGCAGGCTGTTGGATTCTTG GTTATCCACCAGAAGTCGAGAATCACCTATGATGATATTACTAATGACCTCTGTCCG ATACTGAGTGTCCAGCAGCTATATCACATGTGCATGCTGTATTGTGATGACAACTACAATACTCCGAGTGTAGCTCCTGAA GTAATATCAAGCCTACGAGTTCTCATGACAGAGAACTCCAATGGCGATGATGAAAGCATCTCCGTTTTATTAGGTGATAACTCCAG CATTCCATTCTCTGTCGAAGAGATCTCGAATCCATTCCACCCGAAAGACTTTTCTGTTGTGAAACCTGCTGCAGAACTTCTCAAGAATCCGGCCTTCCAATTTTTACAGGAGTGA